The following proteins are co-located in the Solenopsis invicta isolate M01_SB chromosome 7, UNIL_Sinv_3.0, whole genome shotgun sequence genome:
- the LOC105199802 gene encoding polyhomeotic-proximal chromatin protein isoform X3, which translates to MTDVKQIGITTSQPQQSQTQQQPQQQAPQQQIMIATHDLQQQQNVQQPQQQHVQQSQQPQQVQQQAQVQQQVQPQQQQMQQQVQAQQQIQVQQQQVQQQQQPQQQQSQQPQQQQTNGPHNVVPTQVQVQPQVAASMPQQLQGAVAVSMQQHQQQGGVSMTLSGQQGATTITTMAAHPQAVQVIQQPMQSQAYHLQQLYNTQGTPLLMPGNLALHPAGINPSSIQVITAGKPFQSAAQLTPHMLATTTTPGQGAGHPGAGGTKVPGFPTGYLPVPTSANHGAGQTLVFGQLGVLGSPQPPSLQQQQQQQSTNKQDQVQKQYTTCTTGTPSGGRTSGMQFAAPWQFAPQVWATGLQQPTLLTAAPNQIFIRGPTQTDMFIQSPQPIQAHNALATQQQIQGVQQITATSGKPAKVVDIQQQPSQQGKPNTSIQRPLNILPSSLAVQAANVRAASSVSTQTVYGVQATIQSKGTGTGKGRGRPPLQSPQQQQQQQQQQQQQQQQQQQQVQPQVQHQQVFIQQKQQQQQQQQQQPPQYQQVQSSQIQTKPIMTNMTLQQPPPGVVLGADRSIMPVVSVGGVGVGVGIAATSQMNPMTQPPMSTMQQLPLPAINPTIIGNQIMSSASQIQAIPIVNATQDQPAHDNTNSTIMITSPDRNPQAECSLLPSTTNAPLMTDDSVKLMKKEDVPATTEDITAAPQSEITDGDQCKTVKEEETVSKVEEKQCNNPLAGLANTVNAITNGVVGDESQIIPISSATVIVNNKQAPPKAMVKPQVLTHVIEGFVIQEASEPFAVSQETTNILNRSNTITEKETLEEPPKKKHCTNYSNEEDGTNGQVSKCENCGNTIDEQNVKLKKEKRFCSTICAKSKKRETRDRETTEKQWTEIETETKTVDNDVTKKNGEERSLSTTTSSADESLPKVNPVKWTVGEVCDFIRGLPGCADYAEDFAIQEIDGQALMLLKEDHLMSAMSIKLGPALKIVARIDSMRIDSNSNSSTNNS; encoded by the exons ATGACCGATGTTAAACAGATTGGAATTACGACGTCACAACCACAACAATCGCAAACACAGCAGCAACCGCAGCAACAAGCTCCACAGCAACAAATAATGATTGCGACTCATGACCTACAGCAGCAGCAGAATGTTCAGCAGCCACAGCAACAGCACGTGCAGCAGTCGCAGCAGCCTCAGCAGGTCCAGCAACAAGCTCAAGTGCAGCAGCAAGTTCAGCCACAACAGCAGCAGATGCAGCAACAAGTCCAGGCGCAACAGCAGATACAAGTCCAACAGCAACAGGtccagcaacaacagcagccgCAACAACAGCAATCGCAGCAGCCACAACAACAACAAACCAATGGACCTCACAATGTTGTTCCTACTCAAGTTCAAGTGCAGCCACAAGTAGCTGCAAGCATGCCACaacaa ttacaggGAGCTGTTGCGGTATCGATGCAGCAACATCAGCAACAGGGTGGTGTGTCCATGACATTATCTGGTCAACAAGGTGCAACCACTATAACTACGATGGCTGCACATCCTCAAGCAGTTCAAGTCATTCAACAGCCGATGCAAAGTCAAGCTTATCATTTACAACAATTGTATAATACTCAAGGTACACCTTTATTGATGCCAGGAAACCTTGCGCTTCATCCGGCAGGCATAAATCCTTCTTCTATTCAG GTAATAACAGCTGGAAAGCCATTTCAATCTGCAGCTCAACTAACTCCGCATATGTTGGCTACAACAACCACACCTGGACAAGGAGCTGGTCATCCAGGTGCCGGTGGTACCAAGGTTCCTGGATTTCCCACTGGTTATTTACCAGTACCCACGTCCGCTAATCATGGTGCTGGTCAGACGTTAGTGTTTGGTCAGCTCGGTGTATTAGGTTCTCCTCAACCACCCTCACtacagcaacaacaacagcagcaatCCACGAATAAACAAGATCAAgtacaaaaa cagtATACAACATGCACGACTGGGACACCTTCAGGGGGGAGAACTAGTGGCATGCAGTTTGCAGCACCCTGGCAATTCGCACCACAAGTATGGGCCACTGGATTGCAACAACCGACCTTGCTCACTGCCGCAcctaatcaaatatttattcgcGGTCCTACGCAAACTGATATGTTTATACAAAGTCCACAGCCAATACAGGCGCACAATG CTCTCGCAACACAACAACAGATACAAGGTGTGCAGCAAATAACGGCGACCAGTGGAAAACCTGCTAAAGTGGTGGATATCCAGCAACAACCGTCTCAACAGGGTAAGCCAAATACGTCCATACAACGGCCGTTGAATATCTTACCGTCGTCCTTGGCAGTACAGGCTGCCAATGTACGGGCCGCCAGTTCTGTCTCCACACAGACAGTTTATGGAGTACAAGCTACAATACAg aGTAAAGGTACCGGTACTGGAAAAGGTCGTGGCAGACCACCTTTACAATCTccacaacagcagcagcagcagcagcagcaacagcagcagcaacaacaacaacaacagcaacaagTCCAACCTCAAGTGCAGCATCAGCAAGTTTTCATACAACAaaagcagcagcaacagcagcagcagcagcagcaaccaCCACAGTATCAACAAGTGCAATCTTCTCAAATACAGACTAAACCCATTATGA CGAATATGACGTTGCAACAACCACCACCTGGCGTTGTCCTCGGAGCGGATCGTTCCATTATGCCAGTAGTTTCAGTGGGCGGAGTTGGAGTCGGAGTCGGGATCGCTGCTACATCTCAGATGAATCCAATGACGCAACCTCCAATGTCAACTATGCAGCAACTTCCTTTACCG GCTATCAATCCGACGATTATTGGTAATCAAATAATGAGCAGTGCGTCGCAGATTCAAGCGATACCTATCGTAAATGCGACGCAGGATCAACCGGCACACGATAACACCAACTCAACGATAATGATTACATCGCCGGACCGTAATCCGCAAGCTGAGTGTTCTTTATTGCCATCTACTACAAATGCCCCATTAATGACAGACGATAGCGTAAAGCTAATGAAAAAGGAAGACGTACCTGCCACTACAGAAGATATCACAGCAGCACCTCAATCGGAAATAACAG ATGGTGACCAGTGTAAGACagtaaaagaagaagaaaccgtTTCTAAAGTGGAAGAGAAACAGTGCAATAACCCATTAGCAGGGCTTGCCAATACAGTGAATGCGATTACGAATGGTGTGGTCGGTGATGAGTCACAGATTATACCGATTTCCTCCGCAACAGTCATAGTGAATAATAAACAAGCGCCGCCTAAAGCCATGGTGAAGCCGCAAGTCCTTACGCATGTGATAGAAGGATTCGTAATACAGGAAG CGTCAGAACCCTTTGCGGTGAGTCAGGAAACTACCAATATTCTTAATCGGAGTAACACGATCACAGAAAAGGAGACACTCGAGGAGCCTCCAA AAAAGAAACATTGTACTAATTATTCGAATGAAGAGGATGGAACCAACGGCCAAGTCAGCAAATGCGAAAACTGCGGTAATACGATCGACGAACAAAACGTCAagttaaagaaagaaaagcgATTCTGCTCGACGATATGTGCAAAAAG TAAAAAACGTGAAACGCGAGATCGCGAGACTACGGAGAAACAATGGACTGAAATAGAGACTGAAACTAAAACCGTCGATAACGACGTAACGAAGAAAAATGGCGAGGAAAGATCGTTGTCTACAACTACTTCCTCTGCCGATGAATCACTGCCGAAAGTGAATCCAGTCAAGTGGACg
- the LOC105199802 gene encoding polyhomeotic-proximal chromatin protein isoform X2 has product MTDVKQIGITTSQPQQSQTQQQPQQQAPQQQIMIATHDLQQQQNVQQPQQQHVQQSQQPQQVQQQAQVQQQVQPQQQQMQQQVQAQQQIQVQQQQVQQQQQPQQQQSQQPQQQQTNGPHNVVPTQVQVQPQVAASMPQQLQGAVAVSMQQHQQQGGVSMTLSGQQGATTITTMAAHPQAVQVIQQPMQSQAYHLQQLYNTQGTPLLMPGNLALHPAGINPSSIQVITAGKPFQSAAQLTPHMLATTTTPGQGAGHPGAGGTKVPGFPTGYLPVPTSANHGAGQTLVFGQLGVLGSPQPPSLQQQQQQQSTNKQDQVQKYTTCTTGTPSGGRTSGMQFAAPWQFAPQVWATGLQQPTLLTAAPNQIFIRGPTQTDMFIQSPQPIQAHNALATQQQIQGVQQITATSGKPAKVVDIQQQPSQQGKPNTSIQRPLNILPSSLAVQAANVRAASSVSTQTVYGVQATIQSKGTGTGKGRGRPPLQSPQQQQQQQQQQQQQQQQQQQQVQPQVQHQQVFIQQKQQQQQQQQQQPPQYQQVQSSQIQTKPIMTNMTLQQPPPGVVLGADRSIMPVVSVGGVGVGVGIAATSQMNPMTQPPMSTMQQLPLPAINPTIIGNQIMSSASQIQAIPIVNATQDQPAHDNTNSTIMITSPDRNPQAECSLLPSTTNAPLMTDDSVKLMKKEDVPATTEDITAAPQSEITVLYVDGDQCKTVKEEETVSKVEEKQCNNPLAGLANTVNAITNGVVGDESQIIPISSATVIVNNKQAPPKAMVKPQVLTHVIEGFVIQEASEPFAVSQETTNILNRSNTITEKETLEEPPKKKHCTNYSNEEDGTNGQVSKCENCGNTIDEQNVKLKKEKRFCSTICAKSKKRETRDRETTEKQWTEIETETKTVDNDVTKKNGEERSLSTTTSSADESLPKVNPVKWTVGEVCDFIRGLPGCADYAEDFAIQEIDGQALMLLKEDHLMSAMSIKLGPALKIVARIDSMRIDSNSNSSTNNS; this is encoded by the exons ATGACCGATGTTAAACAGATTGGAATTACGACGTCACAACCACAACAATCGCAAACACAGCAGCAACCGCAGCAACAAGCTCCACAGCAACAAATAATGATTGCGACTCATGACCTACAGCAGCAGCAGAATGTTCAGCAGCCACAGCAACAGCACGTGCAGCAGTCGCAGCAGCCTCAGCAGGTCCAGCAACAAGCTCAAGTGCAGCAGCAAGTTCAGCCACAACAGCAGCAGATGCAGCAACAAGTCCAGGCGCAACAGCAGATACAAGTCCAACAGCAACAGGtccagcaacaacagcagccgCAACAACAGCAATCGCAGCAGCCACAACAACAACAAACCAATGGACCTCACAATGTTGTTCCTACTCAAGTTCAAGTGCAGCCACAAGTAGCTGCAAGCATGCCACaacaa ttacaggGAGCTGTTGCGGTATCGATGCAGCAACATCAGCAACAGGGTGGTGTGTCCATGACATTATCTGGTCAACAAGGTGCAACCACTATAACTACGATGGCTGCACATCCTCAAGCAGTTCAAGTCATTCAACAGCCGATGCAAAGTCAAGCTTATCATTTACAACAATTGTATAATACTCAAGGTACACCTTTATTGATGCCAGGAAACCTTGCGCTTCATCCGGCAGGCATAAATCCTTCTTCTATTCAG GTAATAACAGCTGGAAAGCCATTTCAATCTGCAGCTCAACTAACTCCGCATATGTTGGCTACAACAACCACACCTGGACAAGGAGCTGGTCATCCAGGTGCCGGTGGTACCAAGGTTCCTGGATTTCCCACTGGTTATTTACCAGTACCCACGTCCGCTAATCATGGTGCTGGTCAGACGTTAGTGTTTGGTCAGCTCGGTGTATTAGGTTCTCCTCAACCACCCTCACtacagcaacaacaacagcagcaatCCACGAATAAACAAGATCAAgtacaaaaa tATACAACATGCACGACTGGGACACCTTCAGGGGGGAGAACTAGTGGCATGCAGTTTGCAGCACCCTGGCAATTCGCACCACAAGTATGGGCCACTGGATTGCAACAACCGACCTTGCTCACTGCCGCAcctaatcaaatatttattcgcGGTCCTACGCAAACTGATATGTTTATACAAAGTCCACAGCCAATACAGGCGCACAATG CTCTCGCAACACAACAACAGATACAAGGTGTGCAGCAAATAACGGCGACCAGTGGAAAACCTGCTAAAGTGGTGGATATCCAGCAACAACCGTCTCAACAGGGTAAGCCAAATACGTCCATACAACGGCCGTTGAATATCTTACCGTCGTCCTTGGCAGTACAGGCTGCCAATGTACGGGCCGCCAGTTCTGTCTCCACACAGACAGTTTATGGAGTACAAGCTACAATACAg aGTAAAGGTACCGGTACTGGAAAAGGTCGTGGCAGACCACCTTTACAATCTccacaacagcagcagcagcagcagcagcaacagcagcagcaacaacaacaacaacagcaacaagTCCAACCTCAAGTGCAGCATCAGCAAGTTTTCATACAACAaaagcagcagcaacagcagcagcagcagcagcaaccaCCACAGTATCAACAAGTGCAATCTTCTCAAATACAGACTAAACCCATTATGA CGAATATGACGTTGCAACAACCACCACCTGGCGTTGTCCTCGGAGCGGATCGTTCCATTATGCCAGTAGTTTCAGTGGGCGGAGTTGGAGTCGGAGTCGGGATCGCTGCTACATCTCAGATGAATCCAATGACGCAACCTCCAATGTCAACTATGCAGCAACTTCCTTTACCG GCTATCAATCCGACGATTATTGGTAATCAAATAATGAGCAGTGCGTCGCAGATTCAAGCGATACCTATCGTAAATGCGACGCAGGATCAACCGGCACACGATAACACCAACTCAACGATAATGATTACATCGCCGGACCGTAATCCGCAAGCTGAGTGTTCTTTATTGCCATCTACTACAAATGCCCCATTAATGACAGACGATAGCGTAAAGCTAATGAAAAAGGAAGACGTACCTGCCACTACAGAAGATATCACAGCAGCACCTCAATCGGAAATAACAG TTTTATACGTAGATGGTGACCAGTGTAAGACagtaaaagaagaagaaaccgtTTCTAAAGTGGAAGAGAAACAGTGCAATAACCCATTAGCAGGGCTTGCCAATACAGTGAATGCGATTACGAATGGTGTGGTCGGTGATGAGTCACAGATTATACCGATTTCCTCCGCAACAGTCATAGTGAATAATAAACAAGCGCCGCCTAAAGCCATGGTGAAGCCGCAAGTCCTTACGCATGTGATAGAAGGATTCGTAATACAGGAAG CGTCAGAACCCTTTGCGGTGAGTCAGGAAACTACCAATATTCTTAATCGGAGTAACACGATCACAGAAAAGGAGACACTCGAGGAGCCTCCAA AAAAGAAACATTGTACTAATTATTCGAATGAAGAGGATGGAACCAACGGCCAAGTCAGCAAATGCGAAAACTGCGGTAATACGATCGACGAACAAAACGTCAagttaaagaaagaaaagcgATTCTGCTCGACGATATGTGCAAAAAG TAAAAAACGTGAAACGCGAGATCGCGAGACTACGGAGAAACAATGGACTGAAATAGAGACTGAAACTAAAACCGTCGATAACGACGTAACGAAGAAAAATGGCGAGGAAAGATCGTTGTCTACAACTACTTCCTCTGCCGATGAATCACTGCCGAAAGTGAATCCAGTCAAGTGGACg
- the LOC105199802 gene encoding polyhomeotic-proximal chromatin protein isoform X1 — protein MTDVKQIGITTSQPQQSQTQQQPQQQAPQQQIMIATHDLQQQQNVQQPQQQHVQQSQQPQQVQQQAQVQQQVQPQQQQMQQQVQAQQQIQVQQQQVQQQQQPQQQQSQQPQQQQTNGPHNVVPTQVQVQPQVAASMPQQLQGAVAVSMQQHQQQGGVSMTLSGQQGATTITTMAAHPQAVQVIQQPMQSQAYHLQQLYNTQGTPLLMPGNLALHPAGINPSSIQVITAGKPFQSAAQLTPHMLATTTTPGQGAGHPGAGGTKVPGFPTGYLPVPTSANHGAGQTLVFGQLGVLGSPQPPSLQQQQQQQSTNKQDQVQKQYTTCTTGTPSGGRTSGMQFAAPWQFAPQVWATGLQQPTLLTAAPNQIFIRGPTQTDMFIQSPQPIQAHNALATQQQIQGVQQITATSGKPAKVVDIQQQPSQQGKPNTSIQRPLNILPSSLAVQAANVRAASSVSTQTVYGVQATIQSKGTGTGKGRGRPPLQSPQQQQQQQQQQQQQQQQQQQQVQPQVQHQQVFIQQKQQQQQQQQQQPPQYQQVQSSQIQTKPIMTNMTLQQPPPGVVLGADRSIMPVVSVGGVGVGVGIAATSQMNPMTQPPMSTMQQLPLPAINPTIIGNQIMSSASQIQAIPIVNATQDQPAHDNTNSTIMITSPDRNPQAECSLLPSTTNAPLMTDDSVKLMKKEDVPATTEDITAAPQSEITVLYVDGDQCKTVKEEETVSKVEEKQCNNPLAGLANTVNAITNGVVGDESQIIPISSATVIVNNKQAPPKAMVKPQVLTHVIEGFVIQEASEPFAVSQETTNILNRSNTITEKETLEEPPKKKHCTNYSNEEDGTNGQVSKCENCGNTIDEQNVKLKKEKRFCSTICAKSKKRETRDRETTEKQWTEIETETKTVDNDVTKKNGEERSLSTTTSSADESLPKVNPVKWTVGEVCDFIRGLPGCADYAEDFAIQEIDGQALMLLKEDHLMSAMSIKLGPALKIVARIDSMRIDSNSNSSTNNS, from the exons ATGACCGATGTTAAACAGATTGGAATTACGACGTCACAACCACAACAATCGCAAACACAGCAGCAACCGCAGCAACAAGCTCCACAGCAACAAATAATGATTGCGACTCATGACCTACAGCAGCAGCAGAATGTTCAGCAGCCACAGCAACAGCACGTGCAGCAGTCGCAGCAGCCTCAGCAGGTCCAGCAACAAGCTCAAGTGCAGCAGCAAGTTCAGCCACAACAGCAGCAGATGCAGCAACAAGTCCAGGCGCAACAGCAGATACAAGTCCAACAGCAACAGGtccagcaacaacagcagccgCAACAACAGCAATCGCAGCAGCCACAACAACAACAAACCAATGGACCTCACAATGTTGTTCCTACTCAAGTTCAAGTGCAGCCACAAGTAGCTGCAAGCATGCCACaacaa ttacaggGAGCTGTTGCGGTATCGATGCAGCAACATCAGCAACAGGGTGGTGTGTCCATGACATTATCTGGTCAACAAGGTGCAACCACTATAACTACGATGGCTGCACATCCTCAAGCAGTTCAAGTCATTCAACAGCCGATGCAAAGTCAAGCTTATCATTTACAACAATTGTATAATACTCAAGGTACACCTTTATTGATGCCAGGAAACCTTGCGCTTCATCCGGCAGGCATAAATCCTTCTTCTATTCAG GTAATAACAGCTGGAAAGCCATTTCAATCTGCAGCTCAACTAACTCCGCATATGTTGGCTACAACAACCACACCTGGACAAGGAGCTGGTCATCCAGGTGCCGGTGGTACCAAGGTTCCTGGATTTCCCACTGGTTATTTACCAGTACCCACGTCCGCTAATCATGGTGCTGGTCAGACGTTAGTGTTTGGTCAGCTCGGTGTATTAGGTTCTCCTCAACCACCCTCACtacagcaacaacaacagcagcaatCCACGAATAAACAAGATCAAgtacaaaaa cagtATACAACATGCACGACTGGGACACCTTCAGGGGGGAGAACTAGTGGCATGCAGTTTGCAGCACCCTGGCAATTCGCACCACAAGTATGGGCCACTGGATTGCAACAACCGACCTTGCTCACTGCCGCAcctaatcaaatatttattcgcGGTCCTACGCAAACTGATATGTTTATACAAAGTCCACAGCCAATACAGGCGCACAATG CTCTCGCAACACAACAACAGATACAAGGTGTGCAGCAAATAACGGCGACCAGTGGAAAACCTGCTAAAGTGGTGGATATCCAGCAACAACCGTCTCAACAGGGTAAGCCAAATACGTCCATACAACGGCCGTTGAATATCTTACCGTCGTCCTTGGCAGTACAGGCTGCCAATGTACGGGCCGCCAGTTCTGTCTCCACACAGACAGTTTATGGAGTACAAGCTACAATACAg aGTAAAGGTACCGGTACTGGAAAAGGTCGTGGCAGACCACCTTTACAATCTccacaacagcagcagcagcagcagcagcaacagcagcagcaacaacaacaacaacagcaacaagTCCAACCTCAAGTGCAGCATCAGCAAGTTTTCATACAACAaaagcagcagcaacagcagcagcagcagcagcaaccaCCACAGTATCAACAAGTGCAATCTTCTCAAATACAGACTAAACCCATTATGA CGAATATGACGTTGCAACAACCACCACCTGGCGTTGTCCTCGGAGCGGATCGTTCCATTATGCCAGTAGTTTCAGTGGGCGGAGTTGGAGTCGGAGTCGGGATCGCTGCTACATCTCAGATGAATCCAATGACGCAACCTCCAATGTCAACTATGCAGCAACTTCCTTTACCG GCTATCAATCCGACGATTATTGGTAATCAAATAATGAGCAGTGCGTCGCAGATTCAAGCGATACCTATCGTAAATGCGACGCAGGATCAACCGGCACACGATAACACCAACTCAACGATAATGATTACATCGCCGGACCGTAATCCGCAAGCTGAGTGTTCTTTATTGCCATCTACTACAAATGCCCCATTAATGACAGACGATAGCGTAAAGCTAATGAAAAAGGAAGACGTACCTGCCACTACAGAAGATATCACAGCAGCACCTCAATCGGAAATAACAG TTTTATACGTAGATGGTGACCAGTGTAAGACagtaaaagaagaagaaaccgtTTCTAAAGTGGAAGAGAAACAGTGCAATAACCCATTAGCAGGGCTTGCCAATACAGTGAATGCGATTACGAATGGTGTGGTCGGTGATGAGTCACAGATTATACCGATTTCCTCCGCAACAGTCATAGTGAATAATAAACAAGCGCCGCCTAAAGCCATGGTGAAGCCGCAAGTCCTTACGCATGTGATAGAAGGATTCGTAATACAGGAAG CGTCAGAACCCTTTGCGGTGAGTCAGGAAACTACCAATATTCTTAATCGGAGTAACACGATCACAGAAAAGGAGACACTCGAGGAGCCTCCAA AAAAGAAACATTGTACTAATTATTCGAATGAAGAGGATGGAACCAACGGCCAAGTCAGCAAATGCGAAAACTGCGGTAATACGATCGACGAACAAAACGTCAagttaaagaaagaaaagcgATTCTGCTCGACGATATGTGCAAAAAG TAAAAAACGTGAAACGCGAGATCGCGAGACTACGGAGAAACAATGGACTGAAATAGAGACTGAAACTAAAACCGTCGATAACGACGTAACGAAGAAAAATGGCGAGGAAAGATCGTTGTCTACAACTACTTCCTCTGCCGATGAATCACTGCCGAAAGTGAATCCAGTCAAGTGGACg